The genomic region CCTGAACTGATGGCTTGGGCGGATATTGCGATTTCCGCAGGAGGAAGTACGTGCTGGGAACTCGCTTTCATGGGGCTACCGTCCTGCATTATTGCTCTAGCAGAAAATCAGCGCAAATCTTCAGAGTCCCTGTTTGCAGGCAAAATTACCGAATATGCCGGATGGTTCGAAGATGTAACTCATGAGGATCTGGTCTTGAAGATAACTGCACTACTGTTCGATAAGAAGAACCGGTCTATCCTGTGCCATAACGCCCGGCTGCTGACAGACGGAAATGGGGCACGAAAAATTATTCAACAGATGAATGCGTAAAAAGTAATTGAAATGAGTAACGACAAAAATATGGATATAAGAAATTTCTGGAACACTCAGGCAGATCGCGGTTTATGGGCGGGAAGCCGGGATCTCATTGCAAAAGAACTCGAGATCAAGGCGATTATTTCTTATATTACTGATGGGATGGATATTTTGGATTTCGGATGCGGAAATGGAATTACTGCCATGGAGCTGGCAAGGAGATTCAACAGCCGCGTTTCTGGAATAGATTTTGCAGAAGAGATGATACAATCTGCAAAAAAACTCTCAAAGGATATTACTTTCAAAGGGTCGGTGAATTTTCAGACCGGTGATATCCAGAACCTGAAGTTTCACAGCCACAAATATGATATCATTTACACAGAAAGGATGATTATCAATCTGCCCAATTGGGAGGCACAAAAAGAAGCAATTAGTCTGATTCTCTCTCTGCTGAAACCCGGTGGGAGATATTTGATGTGTGAAAACAGCCAAGATGGTCTTGATAAGATAAACCAGTACCG from Methanoregula sp. harbors:
- a CDS encoding class I SAM-dependent methyltransferase, yielding MSNDKNMDIRNFWNTQADRGLWAGSRDLIAKELEIKAIISYITDGMDILDFGCGNGITAMELARRFNSRVSGIDFAEEMIQSAKKLSKDITFKGSVNFQTGDIQNLKFHSHKYDIIYTERMIINLPNWEAQKEAISLILSLLKPGGRYLMCENSQDGLDKINQYRKEILLPEITPPWHNRYIRDDEINNFNPLDITLEKIDYYSSTYYFLSRIINAWLAQQEKKDPDYDSQINRLALSLPSYGDIGQGRIWIWRKLLE